In Desulfuromonadales bacterium, one genomic interval encodes:
- the infA gene encoding translation initiation factor IF-1: protein MEALLAKEEAIEVEGKVLEPLPNAMFRVELDNGHVVLAHISGKMRKFYIRILPGDRVT from the coding sequence TCTTTTGGCAAAAGAAGAAGCAATCGAAGTTGAGGGTAAAGTCCTCGAACCTCTCCCCAACGCCATGTTCCGGGTCGAACTGGACAACGGCCACGTCGTGCTGGCACATATTTCCGGCAAGATGCGCAAGTTTTACATCCGCATCCTTCCCGGCGACCGCGTGACCG